In a single window of the Streptomyces cinnabarinus genome:
- a CDS encoding peptidoglycan recognition protein — MRGLLASSIGVTCAAALMLPLTPSAVAANTRPAPTADAATRAGDRPAPGHTESFPLAPLNRNRATPAAPEQGLPPKDVRRFSLVGVVWDNPDTELHGRVQVRTRATATGAWSGWQDVETHNAEHGADPGTAERASGRVRGATAPLWVGDSDGVEVRVKAEPSESAGLPTLPTGLRLELIDPGEEAPPQPMTRADAPANNLTAEAAAASAVNAELAPLGALEIPALTAEETRRELLAVGDTELAAEQQARPYIGPRPRIVTRRGWGASESWRERKFVYTKKVKAAFVHHTASGNGYSCAQAPSAIRGIYRYHVVSMGWRDIGYNFVVDKCGNIYEGRAGGVAKPVLGAHTLGFNTHSMGIALLGSHASAKPSAAAVKAVARLTAWKLGLFGANPRGRTYLKSGGGNLYAKGRNVRLNVISGHRDGFATECPGWQMYRKLGSARTKAAELQGR, encoded by the coding sequence ATGCGTGGATTGCTTGCTTCTTCGATCGGTGTCACCTGTGCGGCCGCTCTCATGCTTCCGCTGACCCCATCCGCCGTCGCGGCGAACACAAGACCCGCGCCGACGGCGGATGCGGCCACGAGAGCCGGCGACAGACCGGCCCCGGGCCACACCGAGTCCTTCCCCCTGGCTCCGCTGAACCGGAACAGGGCCACCCCCGCGGCACCCGAACAGGGCCTGCCACCCAAGGACGTACGCCGCTTCTCGCTCGTCGGCGTCGTCTGGGACAACCCCGACACCGAACTCCACGGCCGGGTCCAGGTCCGTACCCGGGCGACCGCGACCGGCGCCTGGTCCGGCTGGCAGGACGTGGAGACCCACAACGCCGAACACGGCGCCGACCCGGGCACGGCGGAACGCGCCTCGGGCCGGGTCCGCGGCGCCACGGCCCCGCTGTGGGTCGGCGACTCCGACGGAGTGGAGGTGCGCGTCAAGGCCGAGCCGTCGGAGTCGGCGGGGCTCCCCACCCTCCCCACGGGCCTGCGCCTGGAACTGATCGACCCCGGCGAGGAGGCGCCGCCCCAGCCGATGACCCGCGCCGACGCCCCGGCCAACAACCTCACCGCGGAAGCGGCGGCCGCCTCGGCCGTCAACGCGGAACTGGCCCCCCTGGGCGCCCTGGAGATCCCGGCCCTGACGGCCGAGGAGACCCGCCGCGAACTGCTCGCCGTGGGCGACACGGAACTCGCGGCGGAGCAGCAGGCGAGGCCGTACATCGGCCCGCGCCCCCGCATCGTCACCCGCCGCGGCTGGGGCGCGAGCGAGTCATGGCGGGAGCGGAAGTTCGTCTACACGAAGAAGGTGAAGGCGGCCTTCGTCCACCACACGGCGTCCGGCAACGGGTACTCCTGCGCGCAGGCACCCTCCGCCATCCGCGGTATCTACCGCTACCACGTGGTGAGCATGGGCTGGCGGGACATCGGCTACAACTTCGTCGTCGACAAGTGCGGAAACATCTACGAGGGGCGTGCCGGTGGCGTGGCCAAGCCGGTCCTCGGCGCCCACACCCTCGGTTTCAACACGCACAGCATGGGGATCGCCCTCCTCGGCAGCCACGCCTCGGCCAAGCCGTCGGCCGCCGCCGTGAAGGCCGTGGCCCGGCTCACGGCCTGGAAACTCGGTCTCTTCGGCGCCAATCCGCGAGGAAGGACATACCTGAAGTCCGGAGGTGGCAATCTCTACGCAAAAGGTAGGAACGTACGACTGAATGTGATCTCCGGCCACCGTGACGGTTTCGCCACGGAGTGCCCGGGCTGGCAGATGTACCGCAAGCTCGGCAGCGCACGGACGAAGGCGGCGGAACTCCAGGGCCGCTGA
- a CDS encoding TIGR03089 family protein — protein sequence MNSTDRTPADLLRSALAADPGRPLVTFYDDATGERVELSVATFANWVAKTANLLQGDLGAGPGDRVALLLPAHWQTAVWLLACSSVGVLADVDGDAAAADVVVSGPDSLDAARACGGERVALALRPLGGRFPQPPAGFADYAVEVPSQGDRFAPFSPVDPEEPALIVAGREFTGAEVVERARDEATGLGLTGPGSRILSGLGYDTWEGLNAGLYGALATGGSVVLCRNLGALDEEALAKRIESERVTTVAR from the coding sequence GTGAATTCCACCGATCGCACCCCTGCCGACCTGCTGCGTTCCGCGCTTGCCGCGGATCCCGGGCGTCCCCTGGTGACCTTCTACGACGATGCCACCGGGGAGCGTGTCGAACTGTCCGTGGCCACCTTCGCCAATTGGGTGGCCAAGACCGCGAATCTGCTCCAAGGGGATCTGGGCGCCGGACCCGGCGACCGGGTGGCCCTGCTGCTGCCCGCGCACTGGCAGACGGCCGTGTGGCTGCTGGCCTGTTCGTCCGTGGGCGTACTGGCGGACGTCGACGGGGACGCGGCGGCGGCCGATGTCGTGGTGAGCGGTCCCGACAGCCTGGACGCGGCCCGCGCGTGCGGCGGCGAGCGGGTGGCGCTCGCGCTGCGTCCGCTGGGCGGGCGTTTCCCGCAGCCGCCGGCCGGGTTCGCGGACTACGCGGTGGAGGTCCCGTCCCAGGGGGACCGGTTCGCACCGTTCTCGCCGGTGGACCCCGAGGAGCCGGCGCTGATCGTCGCCGGGCGGGAGTTCACCGGGGCGGAGGTCGTGGAGCGGGCACGGGACGAGGCGACGGGGCTGGGGCTGACCGGCCCCGGCTCCCGGATCCTGTCCGGGCTCGGGTACGACACCTGGGAGGGGCTCAACGCCGGGCTGTACGGGGCGCTGGCCACCGGCGGCTCGGTGGTGCTGTGCCGGAACCTCGGGGCACTGGACGAGGAGGCGCTGGCCAAGCGGATCGAGAGCGAGCGGGTCACGACCGTGGCCCGCTGA
- a CDS encoding LCP family protein, which yields MTKTVGGARASGVGLIRRRRRRWVRGVGAGVGVVVLGAVVAGWAVYVKLDGNITPDSAAAEELARYEGERPTSLVKNAQNILLIGSDSRSGDENRRYGRDSGTERSDTTILLHLAAGRRSATAVSLPRDLMVDVPACLRPDGSRSEPMFAMFNYAFEMGGSACSIRTVEKLTGVRIDHHMVVDFRGFKDMVDAVGGVEVCLKSPINDKAAKLRLPAGRVTLDGEQALGFVRARKSLGNGSDTDRMDRQQRFLGALVNKVQSNDVLLNPVRLYPLLDAATSSLTTDPDLASLRGLYQLVRGVRDIPTERVQFLTVPRESYVYNSNRDQLIEPEAERLFERLRTDTPVEVSQKGPARDPDSPAPTFRGNTAAQRTCE from the coding sequence GTGACGAAGACTGTTGGTGGAGCCCGGGCCAGTGGGGTGGGGCTGATACGACGGCGGAGGAGGCGGTGGGTCCGGGGGGTCGGGGCGGGCGTCGGGGTGGTGGTGCTGGGGGCGGTGGTGGCCGGGTGGGCCGTGTACGTGAAGCTCGACGGGAACATCACCCCGGACAGCGCGGCCGCCGAGGAGCTGGCCCGGTACGAGGGAGAGCGGCCGACCTCGCTGGTCAAGAACGCCCAGAACATCCTGCTCATCGGGTCCGACTCCCGGTCCGGCGACGAGAACCGGCGCTACGGGCGGGACTCCGGGACCGAGCGGTCCGACACCACGATCCTGTTGCATCTGGCGGCCGGCCGGCGCAGCGCCACCGCCGTCTCCCTCCCCCGGGATCTGATGGTGGACGTGCCCGCCTGTCTACGGCCCGACGGCAGCCGTTCCGAGCCGATGTTCGCCATGTTCAACTACGCCTTCGAGATGGGCGGTTCGGCGTGCAGCATCCGTACCGTCGAGAAACTCACCGGCGTGCGGATCGACCATCACATGGTCGTCGACTTCCGTGGGTTCAAGGACATGGTCGACGCCGTGGGCGGGGTCGAGGTGTGCCTGAAGTCGCCCATCAATGACAAGGCCGCCAAACTCCGGCTTCCCGCCGGGCGCGTGACGCTCGACGGGGAACAGGCCCTCGGTTTCGTGCGGGCCCGCAAGTCGCTCGGGAACGGAAGTGACACCGACCGGATGGACCGGCAGCAGCGATTCCTCGGTGCGCTGGTCAACAAGGTGCAGAGCAATGACGTACTGCTGAATCCGGTGCGGCTCTATCCCCTGCTCGACGCCGCCACGTCCTCCCTGACCACCGATCCGGATCTTGCCAGTTTGCGAGGCTTGTACCAGCTCGTCCGTGGCGTGCGCGACATCCCCACCGAACGTGTGCAATTTCTGACCGTTCCCCGGGAGTCGTATGTCTACAACTCCAATCGCGACCAGCTGATCGAGCCCGAGGCAGAAAGGCTGTTCGAGCGGCTGCGGACCGACACGCCCGTCGAAGTCAGTCAAAAGGGCCCCGCTCGCGACCCCGACTCCCCCGCCCCCACGTTTCGCGGGAACACCGCCGCCCAGCGCACCTGCGAGTAA
- a CDS encoding LCP family protein, producing MDAQGRGRADNIDPADQWVLNPNTGEYELRLGPSAAQSAVPGPRGPRRTASRTATPVREPRPGRDVPPPRRRRGVPEEPLPTRRGRRPEKKSKVKKFLLWTGGSMAFLLIATAGAGYLYLEHLNDNIDSVPDDGASTGGFKKDQAINILLIGTDKRTGSGNEGYGDKNSAGHADTTILLHVSKDRSNATALSIPRDLIVDIPDCPTTQEDGSKEVIAGSTGVRFNTSLGQSGRTPSCTMRTVTELTGITPDNFLVADFNAVKTLTSAVGGVEVCLAKDIDDPDSHLKLSKGTHTIEGEQALAFVRTRHSVGFGGDLSRIGIQQQFLGSLMRKLKSNDTLTSPTKMVKLAEAGTEALTVDSTLDSIGKLKDLGLELGKLNTENLTFTTVPVIDNPAETVKATVVVNETTAPEVFDMIKNDVSFTEVKAQKKKEKAAVAARLKGTKADASEVRVRILNGGAESGSAQDTLTWLQTEEGVTKSENAGNAPEALAKTTLEYAPEQADQARRLADILGLSGAAMKPGESVTNSQGLPTMTLTLGKDFKGAGVPLTGSSSGKTPEGVDKSTADQVECAK from the coding sequence GTGGACGCGCAAGGCCGTGGGCGGGCGGACAACATCGATCCCGCAGACCAGTGGGTACTCAACCCGAACACCGGTGAATACGAACTGCGACTGGGCCCTTCCGCAGCGCAGTCGGCCGTGCCGGGCCCCCGCGGCCCCCGCAGAACCGCCTCCCGCACGGCGACGCCCGTGCGCGAGCCGCGTCCCGGACGTGATGTCCCGCCGCCGCGGCGGCGGCGCGGCGTGCCCGAGGAGCCCCTGCCGACCCGGCGCGGACGGCGGCCGGAGAAGAAGTCCAAGGTCAAGAAGTTCCTGTTGTGGACCGGCGGGTCCATGGCCTTTCTGCTGATCGCCACCGCCGGCGCCGGGTATCTCTACCTGGAGCACCTCAACGACAACATCGACTCCGTCCCGGACGACGGCGCGAGCACGGGTGGCTTCAAGAAGGACCAGGCCATCAACATCCTGCTGATCGGCACGGACAAGCGCACCGGCTCCGGCAACGAGGGCTACGGCGACAAGAACAGCGCCGGCCACGCCGACACCACGATCCTGCTGCATGTCTCCAAGGACCGGTCGAACGCCACCGCGCTGAGCATCCCCCGGGACCTGATCGTCGACATCCCGGACTGTCCCACGACGCAGGAGGACGGGTCCAAGGAGGTCATCGCCGGGTCCACCGGCGTCCGCTTCAACACCAGCCTCGGCCAGAGCGGCCGTACGCCCAGCTGCACCATGCGGACGGTGACGGAGCTGACCGGGATCACCCCGGACAACTTCCTGGTCGCCGACTTCAACGCGGTCAAGACGCTGACCAGCGCGGTCGGCGGGGTCGAGGTGTGCCTGGCGAAGGACATCGACGACCCCGACTCGCATCTGAAGCTGTCCAAGGGCACCCACACCATCGAGGGCGAGCAGGCGCTGGCCTTCGTGCGCACCCGGCACTCGGTGGGCTTCGGCGGCGACCTGAGCCGGATCGGCATCCAGCAGCAGTTCCTCGGCTCGCTGATGCGCAAGCTGAAGTCCAACGACACCCTCACCAGCCCGACCAAGATGGTGAAGCTGGCGGAGGCGGGCACCGAGGCGCTCACCGTCGACTCCACGCTCGACAGCATCGGCAAGCTGAAGGACCTCGGTCTTGAGCTGGGCAAGCTCAACACCGAGAACCTGACGTTCACCACGGTTCCGGTGATCGACAACCCGGCCGAGACAGTGAAGGCGACCGTCGTCGTCAACGAGACGACCGCCCCCGAAGTGTTCGACATGATCAAGAACGATGTGTCGTTCACGGAGGTCAAGGCACAGAAGAAGAAGGAGAAGGCCGCCGTCGCCGCCCGCCTCAAGGGCACCAAGGCGGACGCCTCCGAGGTGCGCGTGCGCATCCTCAACGGCGGCGCGGAGTCCGGCAGCGCCCAGGACACGCTGACCTGGCTCCAGACCGAGGAGGGCGTCACCAAGTCCGAGAACGCGGGCAACGCTCCGGAAGCCCTGGCGAAGACGACCCTGGAGTACGCGCCCGAACAGGCCGACCAGGCACGGCGGCTGGCGGACATCCTGGGTCTTTCCGGGGCCGCGATGAAGCCCGGCGAGAGCGTCACCAATTCCCAGGGGCTGCCCACGATGACGCTCACCCTGGGCAAGGACTTCAAGGGTGCCGGGGTCCCGCTCACCGGGTCGTCGTCGGGCAAGACTCCCGAGGGCGTGGACAAGTCCACCGCGGATCAGGTCGAGTGCGCCAAGTGA